GATCTCTCAAACAATCCTCTCACTGGAGATATTCCTGTTAATGGTTCCTTTTCACTTTTCACACCTATCAGGTTTAGTTTCTTTCTCCTAATTTTAAATCTTTGTGGACATGTCAGAACAGTTGTTTAATTATTTGAAAGATATCTGCAGTTTTGCCAACACCAATTTGACTCCACTTCCTGCATCTCCGCCGCCTCCCATCTCTCCTACACCGCCATCACCTGCAGGTTTTTTTTTTGTTTTGTCTATGTCTACTTATTAAGAAAAACATTCAAAGACTAAGTTGTTCGTATCATACTTGCAGGGAGTAATAGAATCACTGGAGCAATTGCTGGAGGAGTTGCTGCAGGTGCTGCACTTTTGTTCGCTGTTCCTGCCATTGCACTTGCTCTCTGGCGTAGGAAAAAGCCACAGGACCATTTCTTTGATGTACCAGGTTAGTGAAACTTTCATAGCCTGTTTTTCTCATTGACACTACTTTGGCTGAGTTTTTGTTTTTGTTACAGCCGAAGAGGACCCAGAGGTTCATTTAGGTCAACTCAAGAGGTTTTCATTGCGTGAACTACAAGTTGCTTCTGATAATTTCAGCAATAGGAACATATTGGGTAGAGGTGGTTTTGGTAAAGTTTATAAAGGAAGATTAGCTGATAGCACTTTAGTGGCGATTAAAAGACTGAAAGAGGAGCGCACCCAAGGTGGTGAACTGCAGTTCCAGACCGAGGTTGAGATGATCAGCATGGCTGTTCATAGGAACTTGCTTCGGCTCCGTGGTTTTTGCATGACTCCAACAGAGAGATTGCTTGTTTATCCTTACATGGCTAATGGAAGTGTTGCATCCTGTTTAAGAGGTAACTCTCTCATCTTGTAGCTTATTCCTTGTCCTCCTAATTGCTGCAAGGAAATACCTAAAAGTTCGTTTAGGACCGGTTATGAGATTTTGGAGTTTACATGCAATTTAGTAAGAATTTTAATTTAAAAAATTTGAACAATTTTGGTACCTGTTCTGAGATTTTGAGGTTACATGCAATTTAGTAAGAATTTTAATTTAAAACTAGCTTTGTGCGGGTATTATTTTTCAGTAGATTAAATTTAAAAATAATTATTTGTTTAAAAAATATTTAAGAGTGGTTACGGTTTTTAAAAATTTTATATGGTATTATTTGCTCATATCGGTAGTATAACTTTAAGCAAAATTTTAGCATAGTATAACTAATTTGTCATTTAATGAATTTATGATTTTTATTTATCATTTTCATTATTTAATTATAATATTTTCATTTTACATCAAAACTAATCATATTATAGGATAATTATAATTTAAAATGTTAAATTTTTGGATTTTTTCAAAACATTTCTAAAAGGATCTTTCAAAGATTTTGTTATATTTTTGTTAGAAATATTGAGTTGCATTTCAAATAAAAAAATAAAGATATTAAAAGATATTCTAACTAAAATATGAAAAAAATTTAATACAGTTCTTAGGAAATGGTCCAAATAAAAAAAATCACACATAAAAGAAGTCATGACTTCTATTTTAATATATAAGATTTTAAACAATTTTGGAACGTTTATGAGATTTTGAGGGTTTTATGCAATTTAGTAAGAATTATTTTTAAAAAATTTAAACAATTTTGGTACCTGTTCTGAGATTTTGAGGTTACATGCAATTTAGTAAGAATTTTAATTTAAAATTTTAAACAATTTTGGAACGGTTATGAGATTTTGAGGGTTTTATGCAATTTAGTAAGAATTATTTTTTAAAAATAAACAATTTTGGTATCGGTTCTGAGAATTTGGGGGTTGCATGCAATTTAGTAAGAATTGTTTCACTTGCATACGTTTTGATCTGCTAGTAATTTGTTATTCTTATCTTGTCCTTAGACCGTCCAGAGTCTCAGCCAGCACTTGATTGGCCAAAGAGACAGGGTATTGCGTTAGGATCAGCAAGGGGGCTTGCATATTTACATGACCATTGTGACCCAAAGATCATTCATAGAGATGTGAAAGCTGCAAATATATTGTTGGACGAAGACTTTGAAGCCGTGGTCGGAGATTTTGGACTTGCAAAACTCATGGACTACAAAGACACACATGTAACAACCGCAGTGCGTGGTACGATTGGTCATATAGCACCTGAGTATCTTTCCACTGGAAAATCATCAGAGAAAACAGATGTGTTTGGTTATGGAGTCATGCTTCTTGAGCTCATTACTGGACAAAGAGCTTTTGATCTTGCTCGCCTCGCCAATGACGATGATGTCATGTTACTAG
The DNA window shown above is from Brassica oleracea var. oleracea cultivar TO1000 chromosome C3, BOL, whole genome shotgun sequence and carries:
- the LOC106336266 gene encoding BRASSINOSTEROID INSENSITIVE 1-associated receptor kinase 1 isoform X1, yielding MMKPSFLWLLLVFDLVLRVAGNAEGDALSALKNSLADPNKVLQSWDATLVTPCTWFHVTCNSENSVTRVDLGNADLSGQLVMQLGQLPNLQYLELYSNNITGTIPEQLGNLTELVSLDLYLNNLSGPIPKSLGRLQKLRFLYTTPTLLLLLFFLISSLTIVFSFLEKLFLLVNGLLILVFRRLNNNSLSGEIPRSLTAVLSLQVLDLSNNPLTGDIPVNGSFSLFTPISFANTNLTPLPASPPPPISPTPPSPAGSNRITGAIAGGVAAGAALLFAVPAIALALWRRKKPQDHFFDVPAEEDPEVHLGQLKRFSLRELQVASDNFSNRNILGRGGFGKVYKGRLADSTLVAIKRLKEERTQGGELQFQTEVEMISMAVHRNLLRLRGFCMTPTERLLVYPYMANGSVASCLRDRPESQPALDWPKRQGIALGSARGLAYLHDHCDPKIIHRDVKAANILLDEDFEAVVGDFGLAKLMDYKDTHVTTAVRGTIGHIAPEYLSTGKSSEKTDVFGYGVMLLELITGQRAFDLARLANDDDVMLLDWVKGLLKEKKLEALVDVDLQGNYIDEEVEKLIQVALLCTQSSPMERPKMSEVVRMLEGDGLAERWEEWQKEEMFRQDFNYQNYNQPNTAWLIGDSTSHIENDYPSGPR
- the LOC106336266 gene encoding BRASSINOSTEROID INSENSITIVE 1-associated receptor kinase 1 isoform X2; protein product: MMKPSFLWLLLVFDLVLRVAGNAEGDALSALKNSLADPNKVLQSWDATLVTPCTWFHVTCNSENSVTRVDLGNADLSGQLVMQLGQLPNLQYLELYSNNITGTIPEQLGNLTELVSLDLYLNNLSGPIPKSLGRLQKLRFLRLNNNSLSGEIPRSLTAVLSLQVLDLSNNPLTGDIPVNGSFSLFTPISFANTNLTPLPASPPPPISPTPPSPAGSNRITGAIAGGVAAGAALLFAVPAIALALWRRKKPQDHFFDVPAEEDPEVHLGQLKRFSLRELQVASDNFSNRNILGRGGFGKVYKGRLADSTLVAIKRLKEERTQGGELQFQTEVEMISMAVHRNLLRLRGFCMTPTERLLVYPYMANGSVASCLRDRPESQPALDWPKRQGIALGSARGLAYLHDHCDPKIIHRDVKAANILLDEDFEAVVGDFGLAKLMDYKDTHVTTAVRGTIGHIAPEYLSTGKSSEKTDVFGYGVMLLELITGQRAFDLARLANDDDVMLLDWVKGLLKEKKLEALVDVDLQGNYIDEEVEKLIQVALLCTQSSPMERPKMSEVVRMLEGDGLAERWEEWQKEEMFRQDFNYQNYNQPNTAWLIGDSTSHIENDYPSGPR